One Triticum dicoccoides isolate Atlit2015 ecotype Zavitan chromosome 4B, WEW_v2.0, whole genome shotgun sequence genomic window carries:
- the LOC119294921 gene encoding transcription factor bHLH49-like — MYSGQQSDQGPAANSGKEFLEGNWGSVAMHQKMGYDSAAYGFQAYGMELEERPGTFSQNIQMSDEHSGGMKKRKGTDECIALLNPSASSKNVGDQQTKVSSQPERNSAERDNRKISPKTQSKEDSSDGDGTRENYVHFRAKRGQATNSHSLAERLRRKKISERMKLLQDLVPGCNKITGKAVMLDEIINYVQSLQRQVEFLSMKLATVNPELGFDIEQILSKQVMLSQDRRLGFYGADPGSSALIAHFNQGMMHPDMMCNASNPAGALHGTIHDISMMNQMPEMWETLQNIPHMNFNPAVAADSSTNNAGPMKIEQ, encoded by the exons ATGTATTCAGGCCAGCAATCTGATCAAGGTCCTGCTGCAAACAGTGGCAAAGAATTCTTGGAGGGGAATTGGGGCTCTGTAGCAATGCATCAAAAGATGGGGTACGACAGCGCGGCGTATGGGTTTCAAGCTTACGGCATGGAGTTAGAAGAAAGACCAG GTACATTCTCCCAAAACATCCAGATGAGTGATGAGCATAGTGGTGGCATGAAGAAAAGGAAGGGAACAGATGAGTGCATTGCGTTGCTAAACCCATCAGCCAGTAGCAAG AATGTGGGTGATCAACAAACAAAGGTTTCGTCTCAGCCAGAAAGGAATTCGGCGGAGAGGGACAACAGGAAGATCTCGCCCAAAACGCAAAGCAAGGAAGATTCTTCGGATGGTGATGGCACTAGAGAAAATTATGTTCATTTCCGGGCAAAGCGAGGCCAAGCCACTAACAGCCACAGCCTTGCGGAAAGA CTGAGGAGGAAAAAGATAAGTGAGAGAATGAAGCTTCTTCAGGATCTTGTTCCAGGGTGTAATAAG ATTACTGGCAAAGCCGTCATGCTTGATGAGATAATCAATTACGTGCAGTCATTACAACGACAAGTTGAG TTCTTGTCAATGAAACTTGCAACTGTGAACCCTGAGCTTGGCTTTGATATTGAGCAGATTCTATCCAAACAA GTGATGCTTTCTCAGGACAGGCGCCTTGGTTTCTATGGAGCTGACCCAGGATCAAGCGCCCTCATTGCTCATTTCAACCAAGGAATGATGCATCCAGACATGATGTGCAATGCTTCCAATCCAGCGGGTGCTCTGCACGGAACAATTCACGACATCTCCATGATGAACCAG ATGCCTGAGATGTGGGAGACTCTTCAGAACATTCCTCATATGAACTTCAACCCCGCTGTGGCTGCGGACAGCAGCACCAACAATGCTG GTCCCATGAAGATTGAACAGTGA